The Micropterus dolomieu isolate WLL.071019.BEF.003 ecotype Adirondacks linkage group LG20, ASM2129224v1, whole genome shotgun sequence genome has a segment encoding these proteins:
- the lmo7b gene encoding LIM domain only protein 7b isoform X5, producing the protein MEWRQQTSVSCEDAFSEAQRWIEEVTGKSFGCNDFRAALENGVLLCDLINKLKPGIIKRVNRLSTPIAGLDNVSVFLKACSKLGLNVSQLFHPGDLQDLSTRATLRRDESNRRLKNVLITIYWLGRKAHLDTFYSGPLLNFKAFEGLLGLALSKSLDEGSNVCVKDSSYGEGCYPERDECQSRGLSYKMANTGHSMDSLDSRALRSNSEGCGSDAEAEQVFKMESMQPATQQNKGYIPPPLLRRKQGRNENGQGCASPLPRAYQIQVRPERPVQVNPGWIWSKSLSDIPMVYPVRKVPDGNTNYDVGQDAGMAQEWNQENKRRCSVAPKDSEAQWQDDLTKWKNRRRSTKSDLRRKSQDREHVITKMINGAVTNFEKNEAGGLLKRDQQSPRRHNPAPRPYSTSPPSKSTSSDLRPRTRALLARSYATEAPFSPTTPLSPHIPAHSQGLSVGVKPASDGNILGEETHLASLASDGAGVATPSLDYPFSSQTQVKAQISSLITTVQPNETKKSATTSDPTASMSSHKELPFCIDQAGDDALEEHQNHKSQEESQKTSWKPAVEQGRGQQASGYKYLSRTGSWSGSASLPRGYRRSEGSSRLSAAITARPFGTKQFRVSSLPRLCNVDDNQGLLLKSDKEESLSPFPESKQNGTEQGEEVKGATLSSQTSLQINGCHQPYTQTQLLPQPYSNQQAHHNKSSTFTSDASIDRPKVDHSDMRVSLTLKPSSRLDFGFQTRWGSAGVTVKSIQPGSPAELCQLRVDDEIVAVNGVAVAHMNYSQWKDKITSSLQTGSLTMDIRRYGNKDWSTSEGIQHNQPGQSRMTLNLTAAVPVLIGCADHHANSGPSTETTVRNVSKFNGQTDNVVQGKVMPGALADNHRTARSKGGSESAISDLQVPSLSPSSSSWSWDREEDRRRQEKWQEEQERLLQEQYQRDQERLEAEWQRAQQDAVGELCRKSVQNTSVLTNGGEGPASTQFHVNGLINKTRAKEQRPDRDELKEVGLKSESNAQGVQNDKISEQAWAEDSCGFARLSPTHRAKSLSTPALAGPHKQIRGDERRKGQSVSKVEHERQQILEEMKKRTQLLTDNSWIRQRSSSFYKEPIYAGVPLKRHESLDDLDTLRQSPTLTAPFSYPRPHSAAAGYCAPSRNSSSRYSTGSILSQRNTSMDSHQGGVWAAIDVSEELRLESRFKSEKGSPTVSPAISNSSPLVPPPCDQHAVLQITE; encoded by the exons ATGGAGTGGCGCCAGCAGACCAGTGTCAGCTGTGAAGATGCGTTCAGCGAGGCTCAGCGTTGGATTGAG gaaGTGACTGGAAAATCATTTGGTTGCAACGACTTCCGTGCTGCCTTAGAGAATGGTGTCCTGCTTTGCGA CTTGATCAACAAGTTGAAACCTGGCATCATTAAGAGAGTAAACAGGCTTTCTACCCCCATTGCTGGCCTT GATAATGTGAGTGTATTCCTGAAAGCCTGTAGCAAACTGGGACTGAATGTGTCACAGCTGTTTCATCCAGGAGACCTGCAGGACTTGTCCACTCGTGCAACACTCAG GCGAGATGAAAGCAACAGAAGACTCAAAAAT GTTCTGATCACAATCTACTGGTTGGGTCGCAAGGCTCACCTGGACACATTCTACAGTGGTCCTCTGCTTAACTTCAAGGCCTTTGAAGGACTGTTAGGGTTGGCCTTGTCAAAG TCTCTAGATGAGGGCAGTAATGTGTGCGTGAAAGACAGCAGTTACGGGGAGGGCTGCTACCCAGAGAGGGACGAATGTCAGAGCAGGGGACTGAGCTATAAGATGGCAAACACGGGGCACAGCATGGATTCTCTGGACTCCCGAGCACTCCGCTCAAACAGTGAAG GTTGTGGAAGTGACGCGGAAGCTGAGCAGGTGTTCAAGATGGAGAGCATGCAGCCCGCAACCCAGCAAAACAAAGGTTATATCCCACCGCCACTCCTACGGAGAAAACAAGGCCGGAACGAGAATGGACAGGGCTGCGCTAGTCCACTTCCCAG AGCATATCAAATCCAGGTCAGACCTGAGAGACCAGTTCAGGTCAACCCTGGTTGGATTTG GAGCAAATCACTCAGTGACATTCCGATGGTATACCCTGTGCGTAAAGTTCCTGATGGGAACACCAATTATGACGTGGGGCAGGACGCTGGCATGGCACAGGAGTGGaatcaagaaaacaaaaggaggTGTAGCGTTGCCCCCAAGGACAGTGAAGCTCAGTGGCAGGAT GACTTGACAAAGTGGAAGAACCGTCGCAGGAGCACCAAGTCTGACCTCCGCAGGAAGTCGCAAGACAGAGAGCATGTCATTACCAAGATGATCAATGGTGCTGTGACTAATTTTGAGAAGAATGAAGCAGGCGGACTGCTAAAGAG AGACCAGCAGTCACCACGCAGGCATAATCCAGCCCCCCGTCCTTACTCCACGTCTCCTCCATCTAAATCAACAAGCTCTGATCTCCGTCCACGTACTCGAGCTTTACTGGCCCGCAGCTACGCCACTGAGGCACCTTTCAGCCCCACAACTCCACTTAGCCCACATATCCCAGCCCACTCTCAG GGATTATCAGTTGGAGTCAAGCCAGCCTCTGATGGGAACATCTTGGGTGAGGAGACCCACTTGGCTTCCCTGGCTTCAGATGGAGCAGGAGTTGCCACGCCTTCTCTGGACTACCCTTTCAGCTCTCAGACCCAAGTCAAAGCTCAAATCTCCAGTCTGATCACAACTGTACAGCCAAACGAGACCAAAAAATCAGCCACCACCAGTGATCCCACTGCATCTATGTCGAGTCACAAGGAACTTCCATTCTGCATTGATCAGGCAGGAGATGATGCTCTGGAGGAGCACCAGAACCACAAGTCCCAGGAAGAGAGCCAGAAGACCTCTTGGAAACCAGCTGTGGAGCAAGGCAGAGGCCAGCAGGCTTCAGGCTACAAGTACTTGTCCAGAACTGGGTCGTGGTCTGGCTCAGCCAGCCTTCCTCGTGGTTACCGGAGGTCCGAGGGCTCATCCCGTCTCTCTGCTGCAATCACAGCCAGACCCTTCGGGACCAAGCAGTTCAGGGTGTCTTCACTGCCGAGGCTGTGCAAT GTGGACGACAACCAGGGTCTGCTGTTGAAAAGTGACAAAGAGGAATCCCTTTCTCCATTCCCCGAATCAAAGCAGAATGGGACAGAACAGGGGGAGGAGGTGAAAGGTGCCACTCTTTCCAGCCAGACCTCACTTCAGATCAATGGCTGTCATCAGCCCTACACCCAAACCCAGCTACTGCCGCAACCTTATTCAAACCAGCAGGCCCACCACAACAAAAGCTCGACTTTCACCTCTGATGCGAGCATTGACCGCCCAAAG GTGGATCACAGTGACATGAGAGTGAGCCTTACTCTTAAACCCAGCAGTAGACTAGACTTTGGTTTCCAGACTCGCTGGGGCTCCGCAGGGGTGACAGTCAAATCCATTCAACCTG GCAGTCCAGCAGAGCTTTGCCAGCTGCGTGTGGACGATGAGATTGTGGCGGTTAATGGAGTAGCGGTGGCACACATGAACTACAGCCAGTGGAAGGATAAAATTACATCTTCCCTTCAAACCGGCAGTCTGACCATGGACATTCGGCGCTATGGCAACAAGG ATTGGAGCACCAGTGAGGGGATTCAGCACAACCAGCCAGGCCAGAGCAGGATGACCCTCAATCTGACTGCCGCAGTGCCCGTTCTGATAGGTTGCGCTGATCACCATGCCAACAGTGGTCCCTCTACAGAAACCACAGTCAGAAATGTGTCCAAATTCAATGGGCAGACAGACAAT GTTGTACAAGGTAAAGTCATGCCTGGAGCGCTTGCTGACAACCACAGGACAGCCAGAAGTAAAG GAGGTTCAGAATCTGCAATATCTGAT CTCCAGGTGCCATCCCTCAGCCCCTCCTCATCCAGCTGGTCGTGGGACCGTGAGGAGGATCGAAGGCGGCAGGAGAAGTGGCAGGAAGAACAAGAGCGCCTCCTACAG gagcAATACCAGCGGGATCAGGAGAGGCTGGAGGCAGAGTGGCAGAGGGCACAACAAGATGCGGTGGGGGAGTTATGCAGGAAGTCAGTG CAGAACACCTCTGTGCTGACCAATGGTGGTGAGGGCCCTGCCAGTACCCAGTTCCATGTGAATGGATTGATTAACAAAACTAGAGCAAAGGAGCAGAGACCTGACAGAGATGAGCTTAAGGAAGTGGGACTAAAATCTGAAAGTAATGCACAAGGAGTGCAGAATGACAAGATTTCTGAACAGGCCTG GGCTGAGGACTCCTGTGGCTTTGCTAGGCTGTCTCCTACACACAG GGCAAAATCCTTGTCTACCCCAGCATTAGCTGGCCCCCACAAACAGATTAGAG GTGATGAGAGAAGAAAAGGACAATCTGTGTCTAAGGTTGAGCATGAAAGGCAGCAGATTTTGGAGGAGATGAAGAAAAGGACTCAGCTTCTCACCGACAACAGCTGGATACGTCAGCGCAGCAGCAGCTTTTACAAGGAACCGATCTATGCTGGGGTTCCTCTGAAGAG GCATGAGTCTCTAGATGACCTGGATACTTTGCGTCAGTCCCCAACCTTGACTGCTCCATTCAGTTACCCTCGTCCACACTCAGCTGCGGCAGGTTACTGCGCTCCAAGCAGGAACTCCTCCTCCCGCTACAGCACTGGATCAATATTATCCCAGAGAAATACATCCATGGACTCTCATCAGGGCGG TGTGTGGGCTGCCATCGACGTCTCGGAGGAACTGAGACTGGAGTCCAGGTTCAAATCCGAAAAAGGAAGCCCTACTGTGAGCCCTGCTATTTCCAACTCAAGT CCTCTGGTGCCCCCCCCATGTGACCAACATGCCGTACTCCAGATTACAGAGTAA
- the lmo7b gene encoding LIM domain only protein 7b isoform X2 yields the protein MEWRQQTSVSCEDAFSEAQRWIEEVTGKSFGCNDFRAALENGVLLCDLINKLKPGIIKRVNRLSTPIAGLDNVSVFLKACSKLGLNVSQLFHPGDLQDLSTRATLRRDESNRRLKNVLITIYWLGRKAHLDTFYSGPLLNFKAFEGLLGLALSKSLDEGSNVCVKDSSYGEGCYPERDECQSRGLSYKMANTGHSMDSLDSRALRSNSEGCGSDAEAEQVFKMESMQPATQQNKGYIPPPLLRRKQGRNENGQGCASPLPRAYQIQVRPERPVQVNPGWIWSKSLSDIPMVYPVRKVPDGNTNYDVGQDAGMAQEWNQENKRRCSVAPKDSEAQWQDDLTKWKNRRRSTKSDLRRKSQDREHVITKMINGAVTNFEKNEAGGLLKRDQQSPRRHNPAPRPYSTSPPSKSTSSDLRPRTRALLARSYATEAPFSPTTPLSPHIPAHSQGLSVGVKPASDGNILGEETHLASLASDGAGVATPSLDYPFSSQTQVKAQISSLITTVQPNETKKSATTSDPTASMSSHKELPFCIDQAGDDALEEHQNHKSQEESQKTSWKPAVEQGRGQQASGYKYLSRTGSWSGSASLPRGYRRSEGSSRLSAAITARPFGTKQFRVSSLPRLCNVDDNQGLLLKSDKEESLSPFPESKQNGTEQGEEVKGATLSSQTSLQINGCHQPYTQTQLLPQPYSNQQAHHNKSSTFTSDASIDRPKVDHSDMRVSLTLKPSSRLDFGFQTRWGSAGVTVKSIQPGSPAELCQLRVDDEIVAVNGVAVAHMNYSQWKDKITSSLQTGSLTMDIRRYGNKDWSTSEGIQHNQPGQSRMTLNLTAAVPVLIGCADHHANSGPSTETTVRNVSKFNGQTDNVVQGKVMPGALADNHRTARSKGGSESAISDLQVPSLSPSSSSWSWDREEDRRRQEKWQEEQERLLQEQYQRDQERLEAEWQRAQQDAVGELCRKSVNTSVLTNGGEGPASTQFHVNGLINKTRAKEQRPDRDELKEVGLKSESNAQGVQNDKISEQAWAEDSCGFARLSPTHRAKSLSTPALAGPHKQIRGDERRKGQSVSKVEHERQQILEEMKKRTQLLTDNSWIRQRSSSFYKEPIYAGVPLKRHESLDDLDTLRQSPTLTAPFSYPRPHSAAAGYCAPSRNSSSRYSTGSILSQRNTSMDSHQGGMVSGRRTCCVCERALGSGAAMVIEALSLCFHLACFQCVGCHRRLGGTETGVQVQIRKRKPYCEPCYFQLKSSGAPPM from the exons ATGGAGTGGCGCCAGCAGACCAGTGTCAGCTGTGAAGATGCGTTCAGCGAGGCTCAGCGTTGGATTGAG gaaGTGACTGGAAAATCATTTGGTTGCAACGACTTCCGTGCTGCCTTAGAGAATGGTGTCCTGCTTTGCGA CTTGATCAACAAGTTGAAACCTGGCATCATTAAGAGAGTAAACAGGCTTTCTACCCCCATTGCTGGCCTT GATAATGTGAGTGTATTCCTGAAAGCCTGTAGCAAACTGGGACTGAATGTGTCACAGCTGTTTCATCCAGGAGACCTGCAGGACTTGTCCACTCGTGCAACACTCAG GCGAGATGAAAGCAACAGAAGACTCAAAAAT GTTCTGATCACAATCTACTGGTTGGGTCGCAAGGCTCACCTGGACACATTCTACAGTGGTCCTCTGCTTAACTTCAAGGCCTTTGAAGGACTGTTAGGGTTGGCCTTGTCAAAG TCTCTAGATGAGGGCAGTAATGTGTGCGTGAAAGACAGCAGTTACGGGGAGGGCTGCTACCCAGAGAGGGACGAATGTCAGAGCAGGGGACTGAGCTATAAGATGGCAAACACGGGGCACAGCATGGATTCTCTGGACTCCCGAGCACTCCGCTCAAACAGTGAAG GTTGTGGAAGTGACGCGGAAGCTGAGCAGGTGTTCAAGATGGAGAGCATGCAGCCCGCAACCCAGCAAAACAAAGGTTATATCCCACCGCCACTCCTACGGAGAAAACAAGGCCGGAACGAGAATGGACAGGGCTGCGCTAGTCCACTTCCCAG AGCATATCAAATCCAGGTCAGACCTGAGAGACCAGTTCAGGTCAACCCTGGTTGGATTTG GAGCAAATCACTCAGTGACATTCCGATGGTATACCCTGTGCGTAAAGTTCCTGATGGGAACACCAATTATGACGTGGGGCAGGACGCTGGCATGGCACAGGAGTGGaatcaagaaaacaaaaggaggTGTAGCGTTGCCCCCAAGGACAGTGAAGCTCAGTGGCAGGAT GACTTGACAAAGTGGAAGAACCGTCGCAGGAGCACCAAGTCTGACCTCCGCAGGAAGTCGCAAGACAGAGAGCATGTCATTACCAAGATGATCAATGGTGCTGTGACTAATTTTGAGAAGAATGAAGCAGGCGGACTGCTAAAGAG AGACCAGCAGTCACCACGCAGGCATAATCCAGCCCCCCGTCCTTACTCCACGTCTCCTCCATCTAAATCAACAAGCTCTGATCTCCGTCCACGTACTCGAGCTTTACTGGCCCGCAGCTACGCCACTGAGGCACCTTTCAGCCCCACAACTCCACTTAGCCCACATATCCCAGCCCACTCTCAG GGATTATCAGTTGGAGTCAAGCCAGCCTCTGATGGGAACATCTTGGGTGAGGAGACCCACTTGGCTTCCCTGGCTTCAGATGGAGCAGGAGTTGCCACGCCTTCTCTGGACTACCCTTTCAGCTCTCAGACCCAAGTCAAAGCTCAAATCTCCAGTCTGATCACAACTGTACAGCCAAACGAGACCAAAAAATCAGCCACCACCAGTGATCCCACTGCATCTATGTCGAGTCACAAGGAACTTCCATTCTGCATTGATCAGGCAGGAGATGATGCTCTGGAGGAGCACCAGAACCACAAGTCCCAGGAAGAGAGCCAGAAGACCTCTTGGAAACCAGCTGTGGAGCAAGGCAGAGGCCAGCAGGCTTCAGGCTACAAGTACTTGTCCAGAACTGGGTCGTGGTCTGGCTCAGCCAGCCTTCCTCGTGGTTACCGGAGGTCCGAGGGCTCATCCCGTCTCTCTGCTGCAATCACAGCCAGACCCTTCGGGACCAAGCAGTTCAGGGTGTCTTCACTGCCGAGGCTGTGCAAT GTGGACGACAACCAGGGTCTGCTGTTGAAAAGTGACAAAGAGGAATCCCTTTCTCCATTCCCCGAATCAAAGCAGAATGGGACAGAACAGGGGGAGGAGGTGAAAGGTGCCACTCTTTCCAGCCAGACCTCACTTCAGATCAATGGCTGTCATCAGCCCTACACCCAAACCCAGCTACTGCCGCAACCTTATTCAAACCAGCAGGCCCACCACAACAAAAGCTCGACTTTCACCTCTGATGCGAGCATTGACCGCCCAAAG GTGGATCACAGTGACATGAGAGTGAGCCTTACTCTTAAACCCAGCAGTAGACTAGACTTTGGTTTCCAGACTCGCTGGGGCTCCGCAGGGGTGACAGTCAAATCCATTCAACCTG GCAGTCCAGCAGAGCTTTGCCAGCTGCGTGTGGACGATGAGATTGTGGCGGTTAATGGAGTAGCGGTGGCACACATGAACTACAGCCAGTGGAAGGATAAAATTACATCTTCCCTTCAAACCGGCAGTCTGACCATGGACATTCGGCGCTATGGCAACAAGG ATTGGAGCACCAGTGAGGGGATTCAGCACAACCAGCCAGGCCAGAGCAGGATGACCCTCAATCTGACTGCCGCAGTGCCCGTTCTGATAGGTTGCGCTGATCACCATGCCAACAGTGGTCCCTCTACAGAAACCACAGTCAGAAATGTGTCCAAATTCAATGGGCAGACAGACAAT GTTGTACAAGGTAAAGTCATGCCTGGAGCGCTTGCTGACAACCACAGGACAGCCAGAAGTAAAG GAGGTTCAGAATCTGCAATATCTGAT CTCCAGGTGCCATCCCTCAGCCCCTCCTCATCCAGCTGGTCGTGGGACCGTGAGGAGGATCGAAGGCGGCAGGAGAAGTGGCAGGAAGAACAAGAGCGCCTCCTACAG gagcAATACCAGCGGGATCAGGAGAGGCTGGAGGCAGAGTGGCAGAGGGCACAACAAGATGCGGTGGGGGAGTTATGCAGGAAGTCAGTG AACACCTCTGTGCTGACCAATGGTGGTGAGGGCCCTGCCAGTACCCAGTTCCATGTGAATGGATTGATTAACAAAACTAGAGCAAAGGAGCAGAGACCTGACAGAGATGAGCTTAAGGAAGTGGGACTAAAATCTGAAAGTAATGCACAAGGAGTGCAGAATGACAAGATTTCTGAACAGGCCTG GGCTGAGGACTCCTGTGGCTTTGCTAGGCTGTCTCCTACACACAG GGCAAAATCCTTGTCTACCCCAGCATTAGCTGGCCCCCACAAACAGATTAGAG GTGATGAGAGAAGAAAAGGACAATCTGTGTCTAAGGTTGAGCATGAAAGGCAGCAGATTTTGGAGGAGATGAAGAAAAGGACTCAGCTTCTCACCGACAACAGCTGGATACGTCAGCGCAGCAGCAGCTTTTACAAGGAACCGATCTATGCTGGGGTTCCTCTGAAGAG GCATGAGTCTCTAGATGACCTGGATACTTTGCGTCAGTCCCCAACCTTGACTGCTCCATTCAGTTACCCTCGTCCACACTCAGCTGCGGCAGGTTACTGCGCTCCAAGCAGGAACTCCTCCTCCCGCTACAGCACTGGATCAATATTATCCCAGAGAAATACATCCATGGACTCTCATCAGGGCGG GATGGTCAGTGGCAGGAGgacttgctgtgtgtgtgaacgtgccCTGGGTAGTGGGGCAGCCATGGTCATAGAGGCCCTAAGTCTCTGCTTCCACCTCGCCTGTTTCCAG TGTGTGGGCTGCCATCGACGTCTCGGAGGAACTGAGACTGGAGTCCAGGTTCAAATCCGAAAAAGGAAGCCCTACTGTGAGCCCTGCTATTTCCAACTCAAGT CCTCTGGTGCCCCCCCCATGTGA
- the lmo7b gene encoding LIM domain only protein 7b isoform X3 — protein MEWRQQTSVSCEDAFSEAQRWIEEVTGKSFGCNDFRAALENGVLLCDLINKLKPGIIKRVNRLSTPIAGLDNVSVFLKACSKLGLNVSQLFHPGDLQDLSTRATLRRDESNRRLKNVLITIYWLGRKAHLDTFYSGPLLNFKAFEGLLGLALSKSLDEGSNVCVKDSSYGEGCYPERDECQSRGLSYKMANTGHSMDSLDSRALRSNSEGCGSDAEAEQVFKMESMQPATQQNKGYIPPPLLRRKQGRNENGQGCASPLPRAYQIQVRPERPVQVNPGWIWSKSLSDIPMVYPVRKVPDGNTNYDVGQDAGMAQEWNQENKRRCSVAPKDSEAQWQDDLTKWKNRRRSTKSDLRRKSQDREHVITKMINGAVTNFEKNEAGGLLKRDQQSPRRHNPAPRPYSTSPPSKSTSSDLRPRTRALLARSYATEAPFSPTTPLSPHIPAHSQGLSVGVKPASDGNILGEETHLASLASDGAGVATPSLDYPFSSQTQVKAQISSLITTVQPNETKKSATTSDPTASMSSHKELPFCIDQAGDDALEEHQNHKSQEESQKTSWKPAVEQGRGQQASGYKYLSRTGSWSGSASLPRGYRRSEGSSRLSAAITARPFGTKQFRVSSLPRLCNVDDNQGLLLKSDKEESLSPFPESKQNGTEQGEEVKGATLSSQTSLQINGCHQPYTQTQLLPQPYSNQQAHHNKSSTFTSDASIDRPKVDHSDMRVSLTLKPSSRLDFGFQTRWGSAGVTVKSIQPGSPAELCQLRVDDEIVAVNGVAVAHMNYSQWKDKITSSLQTGSLTMDIRRYGNKDWSTSEGIQHNQPGQSRMTLNLTAAVPVLIGCADHHANSGPSTETTVRNVSKFNGQTDNVVQGKVMPGALADNHRTARSKGGSESAISDLQVPSLSPSSSSWSWDREEDRRRQEKWQEEQERLLQEQYQRDQERLEAEWQRAQQDAVGELCRKSVQNTSVLTNGGEGPASTQFHVNGLINKTRAKEQRPDRDELKEVGLKSESNAQGVQNDKISEQAWAKSLSTPALAGPHKQIRGDERRKGQSVSKVEHERQQILEEMKKRTQLLTDNSWIRQRSSSFYKEPIYAGVPLKRHESLDDLDTLRQSPTLTAPFSYPRPHSAAAGYCAPSRNSSSRYSTGSILSQRNTSMDSHQGGMVSGRRTCCVCERALGSGAAMVIEALSLCFHLACFQCVGCHRRLGGTETGVQVQIRKRKPYCEPCYFQLKSSGAPPM, from the exons ATGGAGTGGCGCCAGCAGACCAGTGTCAGCTGTGAAGATGCGTTCAGCGAGGCTCAGCGTTGGATTGAG gaaGTGACTGGAAAATCATTTGGTTGCAACGACTTCCGTGCTGCCTTAGAGAATGGTGTCCTGCTTTGCGA CTTGATCAACAAGTTGAAACCTGGCATCATTAAGAGAGTAAACAGGCTTTCTACCCCCATTGCTGGCCTT GATAATGTGAGTGTATTCCTGAAAGCCTGTAGCAAACTGGGACTGAATGTGTCACAGCTGTTTCATCCAGGAGACCTGCAGGACTTGTCCACTCGTGCAACACTCAG GCGAGATGAAAGCAACAGAAGACTCAAAAAT GTTCTGATCACAATCTACTGGTTGGGTCGCAAGGCTCACCTGGACACATTCTACAGTGGTCCTCTGCTTAACTTCAAGGCCTTTGAAGGACTGTTAGGGTTGGCCTTGTCAAAG TCTCTAGATGAGGGCAGTAATGTGTGCGTGAAAGACAGCAGTTACGGGGAGGGCTGCTACCCAGAGAGGGACGAATGTCAGAGCAGGGGACTGAGCTATAAGATGGCAAACACGGGGCACAGCATGGATTCTCTGGACTCCCGAGCACTCCGCTCAAACAGTGAAG GTTGTGGAAGTGACGCGGAAGCTGAGCAGGTGTTCAAGATGGAGAGCATGCAGCCCGCAACCCAGCAAAACAAAGGTTATATCCCACCGCCACTCCTACGGAGAAAACAAGGCCGGAACGAGAATGGACAGGGCTGCGCTAGTCCACTTCCCAG AGCATATCAAATCCAGGTCAGACCTGAGAGACCAGTTCAGGTCAACCCTGGTTGGATTTG GAGCAAATCACTCAGTGACATTCCGATGGTATACCCTGTGCGTAAAGTTCCTGATGGGAACACCAATTATGACGTGGGGCAGGACGCTGGCATGGCACAGGAGTGGaatcaagaaaacaaaaggaggTGTAGCGTTGCCCCCAAGGACAGTGAAGCTCAGTGGCAGGAT GACTTGACAAAGTGGAAGAACCGTCGCAGGAGCACCAAGTCTGACCTCCGCAGGAAGTCGCAAGACAGAGAGCATGTCATTACCAAGATGATCAATGGTGCTGTGACTAATTTTGAGAAGAATGAAGCAGGCGGACTGCTAAAGAG AGACCAGCAGTCACCACGCAGGCATAATCCAGCCCCCCGTCCTTACTCCACGTCTCCTCCATCTAAATCAACAAGCTCTGATCTCCGTCCACGTACTCGAGCTTTACTGGCCCGCAGCTACGCCACTGAGGCACCTTTCAGCCCCACAACTCCACTTAGCCCACATATCCCAGCCCACTCTCAG GGATTATCAGTTGGAGTCAAGCCAGCCTCTGATGGGAACATCTTGGGTGAGGAGACCCACTTGGCTTCCCTGGCTTCAGATGGAGCAGGAGTTGCCACGCCTTCTCTGGACTACCCTTTCAGCTCTCAGACCCAAGTCAAAGCTCAAATCTCCAGTCTGATCACAACTGTACAGCCAAACGAGACCAAAAAATCAGCCACCACCAGTGATCCCACTGCATCTATGTCGAGTCACAAGGAACTTCCATTCTGCATTGATCAGGCAGGAGATGATGCTCTGGAGGAGCACCAGAACCACAAGTCCCAGGAAGAGAGCCAGAAGACCTCTTGGAAACCAGCTGTGGAGCAAGGCAGAGGCCAGCAGGCTTCAGGCTACAAGTACTTGTCCAGAACTGGGTCGTGGTCTGGCTCAGCCAGCCTTCCTCGTGGTTACCGGAGGTCCGAGGGCTCATCCCGTCTCTCTGCTGCAATCACAGCCAGACCCTTCGGGACCAAGCAGTTCAGGGTGTCTTCACTGCCGAGGCTGTGCAAT GTGGACGACAACCAGGGTCTGCTGTTGAAAAGTGACAAAGAGGAATCCCTTTCTCCATTCCCCGAATCAAAGCAGAATGGGACAGAACAGGGGGAGGAGGTGAAAGGTGCCACTCTTTCCAGCCAGACCTCACTTCAGATCAATGGCTGTCATCAGCCCTACACCCAAACCCAGCTACTGCCGCAACCTTATTCAAACCAGCAGGCCCACCACAACAAAAGCTCGACTTTCACCTCTGATGCGAGCATTGACCGCCCAAAG GTGGATCACAGTGACATGAGAGTGAGCCTTACTCTTAAACCCAGCAGTAGACTAGACTTTGGTTTCCAGACTCGCTGGGGCTCCGCAGGGGTGACAGTCAAATCCATTCAACCTG GCAGTCCAGCAGAGCTTTGCCAGCTGCGTGTGGACGATGAGATTGTGGCGGTTAATGGAGTAGCGGTGGCACACATGAACTACAGCCAGTGGAAGGATAAAATTACATCTTCCCTTCAAACCGGCAGTCTGACCATGGACATTCGGCGCTATGGCAACAAGG ATTGGAGCACCAGTGAGGGGATTCAGCACAACCAGCCAGGCCAGAGCAGGATGACCCTCAATCTGACTGCCGCAGTGCCCGTTCTGATAGGTTGCGCTGATCACCATGCCAACAGTGGTCCCTCTACAGAAACCACAGTCAGAAATGTGTCCAAATTCAATGGGCAGACAGACAAT GTTGTACAAGGTAAAGTCATGCCTGGAGCGCTTGCTGACAACCACAGGACAGCCAGAAGTAAAG GAGGTTCAGAATCTGCAATATCTGAT CTCCAGGTGCCATCCCTCAGCCCCTCCTCATCCAGCTGGTCGTGGGACCGTGAGGAGGATCGAAGGCGGCAGGAGAAGTGGCAGGAAGAACAAGAGCGCCTCCTACAG gagcAATACCAGCGGGATCAGGAGAGGCTGGAGGCAGAGTGGCAGAGGGCACAACAAGATGCGGTGGGGGAGTTATGCAGGAAGTCAGTG CAGAACACCTCTGTGCTGACCAATGGTGGTGAGGGCCCTGCCAGTACCCAGTTCCATGTGAATGGATTGATTAACAAAACTAGAGCAAAGGAGCAGAGACCTGACAGAGATGAGCTTAAGGAAGTGGGACTAAAATCTGAAAGTAATGCACAAGGAGTGCAGAATGACAAGATTTCTGAACAGGCCTG GGCAAAATCCTTGTCTACCCCAGCATTAGCTGGCCCCCACAAACAGATTAGAG GTGATGAGAGAAGAAAAGGACAATCTGTGTCTAAGGTTGAGCATGAAAGGCAGCAGATTTTGGAGGAGATGAAGAAAAGGACTCAGCTTCTCACCGACAACAGCTGGATACGTCAGCGCAGCAGCAGCTTTTACAAGGAACCGATCTATGCTGGGGTTCCTCTGAAGAG GCATGAGTCTCTAGATGACCTGGATACTTTGCGTCAGTCCCCAACCTTGACTGCTCCATTCAGTTACCCTCGTCCACACTCAGCTGCGGCAGGTTACTGCGCTCCAAGCAGGAACTCCTCCTCCCGCTACAGCACTGGATCAATATTATCCCAGAGAAATACATCCATGGACTCTCATCAGGGCGG GATGGTCAGTGGCAGGAGgacttgctgtgtgtgtgaacgtgccCTGGGTAGTGGGGCAGCCATGGTCATAGAGGCCCTAAGTCTCTGCTTCCACCTCGCCTGTTTCCAG TGTGTGGGCTGCCATCGACGTCTCGGAGGAACTGAGACTGGAGTCCAGGTTCAAATCCGAAAAAGGAAGCCCTACTGTGAGCCCTGCTATTTCCAACTCAAGT CCTCTGGTGCCCCCCCCATGTGA